Proteins from a genomic interval of Streptococcus sp. D7B5:
- the rpsE gene encoding 30S ribosomal protein S5 — MAFKDNAVELEERVVAVNRVTKVVKGGRRLRFAALVVVGDHNGRVGFGTGKAQEVPEAIRKAVEDAKKNLIEVPMVGTTIPHEVLSEFGGAKVLLKPAVEGSGVAAGGAVRAVVELAGVADITSKSLGSNTPINIVRATVEGLKQLKRAEEVAALRGISVSDLA, encoded by the coding sequence ATGGCATTTAAAGACAATGCAGTTGAATTAGAAGAACGCGTAGTTGCTGTCAACCGTGTTACAAAAGTTGTTAAAGGTGGACGTCGTCTTCGTTTCGCAGCTCTTGTTGTTGTTGGTGACCACAACGGTCGCGTAGGATTTGGTACTGGTAAAGCTCAAGAAGTTCCAGAAGCAATCCGCAAAGCAGTAGAAGATGCTAAGAAAAACTTGATTGAGGTTCCTATGGTTGGAACAACAATCCCACACGAAGTTCTTTCAGAATTCGGTGGAGCTAAAGTATTGTTGAAACCTGCTGTAGAAGGTTCTGGAGTTGCCGCTGGTGGTGCAGTTCGTGCCGTTGTGGAATTGGCAGGCGTGGCAGATATTACATCTAAATCACTTGGTTCTAACACTCCAATCAACATTGTTCGCGCAACTGTTGAAGGTTTGAAACAATTGAAACGCGCTGAAGAAGTTGCTGCCCTTCGTGGTATTTCAGTTTCTGATTTGGCATAA
- the rpmD gene encoding 50S ribosomal protein L30 produces MAQIKITLTKSPIGRIPSQRKTVVALGLGKLNSSVIKEDNAAIRGMITAVSHLVTVEEVN; encoded by the coding sequence ATGGCTCAAATTAAAATTACTTTGACTAAGTCTCCAATCGGACGCATTCCATCACAACGTAAAACTGTTGTAGCACTTGGACTTGGCAAATTGAACAGCTCTGTTATCAAAGAAGACAACGCTGCTATCCGTGGTATGATCACTGCAGTATCTCACTTGGTAACAGTTGAAGAAGTAAACTAA
- the rplR gene encoding 50S ribosomal protein L18 has translation MISKPDKNKLRQKRHRRVRGKLSGTADRPRLNVFRSNTGIYAQVIDDVAGVTLASASTLDKEVSKGTKTEQAVAVGKLVAERASAKGISEVVFDRGGYLYHGRVKALADAARENGLKF, from the coding sequence GTGATTTCTAAACCAGATAAAAACAAACTCCGCCAAAAACGCCACCGTCGCGTTCGCGGAAAACTCTCTGGAACTGCTGATCGCCCACGTTTGAACGTATTTCGTTCTAATACAGGCATCTACGCTCAAGTGATTGATGACGTAGCGGGTGTAACGCTCGCAAGTGCTTCAACTCTTGACAAAGAAGTTTCAAAAGGAACTAAAACTGAACAAGCCGTTGCTGTCGGTAAACTCGTTGCAGAACGTGCAAGTGCTAAAGGTATTTCAGAAGTGGTGTTCGACCGCGGTGGATATCTATATCACGGACGTGTGAAAGCTTTGGCTGATGCAGCTCGTGAAAACGGATTGAAATTCTAA
- the rplO gene encoding 50S ribosomal protein L15: MKLHELKPAEGSRKVRNRVGRGTSSGNGKTSGRGQKGQKARSGGGVRLGFEGGQTPLFRRLPKRGFTNINAKEYAIVNLDQLNVFEDGAEVTPVVLIEAGIVKAEKSGVKILGNGELTKKLTVKAAKFSKSAEEAITAKGGSVEVI, encoded by the coding sequence ATGAAACTTCATGAATTGAAACCTGCAGAAGGTTCTCGTAAAGTACGTAACCGTGTTGGTCGTGGTACTTCATCAGGTAACGGTAAAACATCTGGTCGCGGTCAAAAAGGTCAAAAAGCTCGTAGCGGTGGCGGAGTTCGCCTTGGTTTTGAAGGTGGACAAACTCCATTGTTCCGTCGTCTTCCAAAACGTGGATTCACTAACATCAACGCTAAAGAATACGCAATTGTAAACCTTGACCAATTGAACGTCTTTGAAGACGGTGCAGAAGTAACTCCAGTTGTACTTATCGAAGCAGGAATTGTGAAAGCTGAAAAATCAGGAGTTAAAATTCTTGGTAACGGTGAGTTGACTAAGAAATTGACTGTGAAAGCAGCTAAATTTTCTAAATCAGCTGAGGAAGCTATCACTGCTAAAGGTGGTTCTGTAGAAGTCATCTAA
- the rplN gene encoding 50S ribosomal protein L14 yields the protein MIQTETRLKVADNSGAREILTIKVLGGSGRKFANIGDVIVASVKQATPGGAVKKGDVVKAVIVRTKSGARRADGSYIKFDENAAVIIREDKTPRGTRIFGPVARELREGGFMKIVSLAPEVL from the coding sequence ATGATTCAAACAGAAACTCGTTTGAAAGTCGCAGACAACAGCGGTGCGCGCGAAATCTTGACTATCAAAGTTCTTGGTGGTTCAGGACGTAAATTTGCAAACATCGGTGATGTTATCGTGGCATCTGTAAAACAAGCTACTCCTGGTGGTGCGGTTAAAAAAGGTGACGTTGTAAAAGCTGTTATCGTTCGTACTAAATCAGGTGCTCGTCGTGCTGATGGTTCATACATCAAATTTGACGAAAACGCAGCAGTTATCATCCGTGAAGACAAAACTCCTCGCGGAACACGTATCTTTGGCCCAGTTGCACGTGAATTGCGTGAAGGTGGCTTCATGAAGATCGTGTCACTTGCTCCAGAAGTACTTTAA
- the rpsQ gene encoding 30S ribosomal protein S17, giving the protein MERNNRKVLVGRVVSDKMDKTITVVVETKRNHPVYGKRINYSKKYKAHDENNVAKEGDIVRIMETRPLSATKRFRLVEVVEEAVII; this is encoded by the coding sequence ATGGAACGCAATAATCGTAAAGTTCTTGTTGGACGTGTTGTATCTGACAAAATGGACAAGACAATCACAGTTGTAGTTGAAACAAAACGTAACCACCCAGTCTATGGTAAACGTATTAACTACTCTAAGAAATACAAAGCACATGATGAAAACAATGTTGCCAAAGAAGGCGATATCGTACGTATCATGGAAACTCGTCCGCTTTCAGCTACAAAACGTTTCCGTCTTGTAGAAGTTGTTGAAGAAGCGGTCATCATCTAA
- a CDS encoding DNA-directed RNA polymerase subunit alpha: protein MIEFEKPNITKIDENKDYGKFVIEPLERGYGTTLGNSLRRVLLASLPGAAVTSINIEGVLHEFDTVPGVREDVMQIILNIKGIAVKSYVEDEKIIELDVEGPAEITAGDILTDSDVEIVNPDHYLFTIGEGSSLKATMTVNSGRGYVPADENKKDNAPVGTLAVDSIYTPVTKVNYQVEPARVGSNDGFDKLTLEILTNGTIIPEDALGLSARILTEHLDLFTNLTEIAKSTEVMKEADTESDDRILDRTIEELDLSVRSYNCLKRAGINTVHDLTEKSEAEMMKVRNLGRKSLEEVKLKLIDLGLGLKDK from the coding sequence ATGATTGAGTTTGAAAAACCAAATATAACAAAAATTGATGAAAATAAAGATTATGGCAAGTTTGTAATCGAACCACTTGAACGTGGCTACGGTACAACTCTTGGTAACTCTCTTCGTCGTGTACTACTAGCTTCTCTACCAGGAGCAGCAGTGACATCTATCAACATTGAAGGTGTCTTGCATGAGTTCGACACAGTTCCAGGTGTTCGTGAAGACGTGATGCAAATCATTCTGAACATTAAAGGGATTGCAGTGAAATCATACGTTGAAGACGAAAAAATCATTGAACTTGACGTTGAAGGTCCTGCTGAAATTACAGCTGGAGACATTTTGACTGACAGTGATGTTGAGATTGTAAATCCAGATCATTATCTCTTTACAATCGGTGAAGGTTCTTCTCTAAAAGCGACAATGACTGTTAACAGTGGTCGTGGATATGTACCTGCTGATGAAAACAAAAAAGATAATGCACCAGTTGGAACACTTGCTGTAGATTCTATTTATACACCAGTTACAAAAGTCAACTATCAAGTTGAACCTGCTCGTGTAGGTAGCAATGATGGATTTGACAAATTAACCCTTGAAATCTTGACTAATGGAACAATTATTCCAGAAGATGCTTTAGGGCTTTCAGCACGTATCTTGACAGAACATCTTGATTTGTTTACAAATCTTACTGAGATTGCTAAGTCAACTGAAGTGATGAAAGAAGCTGATACTGAATCTGACGATCGTATTTTGGATCGTACGATTGAGGAACTGGACTTGTCTGTGCGTTCATACAACTGTTTGAAACGTGCCGGTATCAACACTGTGCATGATTTGACAGAAAAATCTGAAGCAGAGATGATGAAAGTACGAAATCTTGGACGCAAGAGTTTGGAAGAAGTGAAACTCAAACTCATTGACTTGGGTCTTGGATTAAAAGATAAATAA
- a CDS encoding type Z 30S ribosomal protein S14, producing the protein MAKKSMIAKNKRPAKFSTQAYTRCEKCGRPHSVYRKFKLCRVCFRELAYKGQIPGVTKASW; encoded by the coding sequence ATGGCTAAAAAATCAATGATTGCTAAGAACAAACGTCCAGCGAAGTTCTCTACTCAAGCTTATACTCGTTGTGAAAAATGTGGTCGTCCACATTCAGTTTACCGCAAATTTAAACTTTGCCGTGTTTGCTTCCGTGAATTAGCTTACAAAGGACAAATTCCTGGTGTAACAAAAGCATCTTGGTAA
- a CDS encoding ACT domain-containing protein: protein MKAIITVVGKDKSGIVAGVSTKIAELGLNIDDISQTVLDEYFTMMAVVSSDEKQDFTYLRNEFETFGQTLNVKINIQSAAIFDAMYNI from the coding sequence ATGAAGGCTATTATTACAGTGGTTGGTAAGGACAAGTCTGGGATTGTTGCTGGCGTGTCTACTAAGATTGCAGAGTTGGGTTTGAATATTGACGATATTTCTCAGACGGTGTTAGATGAATACTTTACTATGATGGCGGTCGTTTCTAGTGACGAAAAACAGGATTTCACTTATCTACGAAATGAGTTTGAAACTTTCGGTCAGACCTTGAATGTCAAAATCAATATTCAAAGTGCGGCGATTTTTGACGCTATGTATAATATCTAG
- the rpmC gene encoding 50S ribosomal protein L29 has product MKLNEVKEFVKELRGLSQEELAKRENELKKELFELRFQAATGQLEQTARLKEVKKQIARIKTVQSEAK; this is encoded by the coding sequence ATGAAACTTAATGAAGTAAAAGAATTTGTTAAAGAACTTCGTGGTCTTTCTCAAGAAGAACTCGCGAAGCGCGAAAACGAATTGAAAAAAGAATTGTTTGAACTTCGTTTCCAAGCTGCTACTGGTCAATTGGAACAAACAGCTCGCTTGAAAGAAGTTAAAAAACAAATCGCTCGTATCAAAACAGTTCAATCTGAAGCGAAATAA
- the rplF gene encoding 50S ribosomal protein L6, with amino-acid sequence MSRIGNKVIVLPAGVEITNNDNVVTVKGPKGELTREFSKDIEIRVEGTEVTLHRPNDSKEMKTIHGTTRALLNNMVVGVSEGFKKELEMRGVGYRAQLQGSKLVLAVGKSHPDEVEAPEGITFELPNPTTIVVSGISKEVVGQTAAYVRSLRSPEPYKGKGIRYVGEFVRRKEGKTGK; translated from the coding sequence ATGTCACGTATTGGTAATAAAGTTATCGTGTTGCCTGCTGGTGTTGAAATCACTAACAATGACAACGTTGTAACTGTAAAAGGACCTAAAGGAGAACTTACTCGTGAGTTCTCAAAAGATATTGAAATTCGTGTGGAAGGTACTGAAGTAACTCTTCACCGTCCAAACGATTCAAAAGAAATGAAAACAATCCACGGAACTACTCGTGCCCTTTTGAACAACATGGTTGTTGGTGTATCAGAAGGATTCAAGAAAGAACTTGAAATGCGCGGGGTTGGTTACCGTGCACAACTTCAAGGATCTAAACTTGTTTTGGCTGTTGGTAAATCTCATCCAGACGAAGTTGAAGCTCCAGAAGGAATTACTTTTGAACTTCCAAACCCAACAACAATCGTTGTTAGCGGAATTTCAAAAGAAGTAGTTGGTCAAACGGCTGCTTACGTACGTAGCCTTCGTTCACCAGAACCATATAAAGGTAAAGGTATCCGTTACGTTGGTGAATTCGTTCGCCGTAAAGAAGGTAAAACAGGTAAATAA
- a CDS encoding adenylate kinase: MNLLIMGLPGAGKGTQAAKIVEQFHVAHISTGDMFRAAMANQTEMGVLAKSYIDKGELVPDEVTNGIVKERLSQDDIKETGFLLDGYPRTIEQAHALDKTLAELGIELEGVINIEVNPDCLLERLSGRIIHRETGETFHKVFNPPVDYKEEDYYQREDDKPETVKRRLDVNIAQGEPIIAHYRAKGLVHDIEGNQDINDVFKDIEKVLTNLK, encoded by the coding sequence ATGAATCTTTTGATTATGGGCTTACCTGGAGCAGGTAAGGGAACGCAAGCAGCTAAAATTGTGGAGCAATTCCACGTGGCACACATTTCAACTGGAGATATGTTCCGTGCTGCTATGGCTAATCAAACTGAAATGGGTGTACTTGCCAAGTCATATATTGACAAAGGTGAGTTGGTTCCGGATGAAGTTACAAATGGAATTGTTAAAGAACGCCTTTCTCAGGACGACATCAAGGAAACAGGTTTCTTGTTGGATGGTTACCCACGTACGATTGAACAAGCTCATGCCTTGGACAAAACATTGGCGGAACTTGGTATCGAACTAGAAGGCGTGATCAATATCGAAGTGAACCCAGATTGTCTCTTGGAACGTTTGAGTGGTCGTATCATCCACCGCGAAACAGGTGAAACCTTCCACAAAGTTTTCAACCCACCAGTTGACTATAAAGAGGAAGATTATTACCAACGTGAAGATGATAAACCTGAGACAGTGAAGCGTCGTTTGGATGTGAATATCGCCCAAGGTGAACCAATCATTGCTCACTACCGTGCCAAAGGATTGGTCCACGATATCGAAGGAAATCAAGATATCAATGATGTGTTCAAAGACATCGAAAAAGTATTGACAAATTTGAAATAA
- the rpmJ gene encoding 50S ribosomal protein L36: MKVRPSVKPICEYCKVIRRNGRVMVICPANPKHKQRQG, translated from the coding sequence ATGAAAGTAAGACCATCGGTCAAACCAATTTGCGAATACTGTAAAGTAATTCGTCGTAATGGTCGTGTTATGGTAATTTGCCCAGCAAATCCAAAACACAAACAACGTCAAGGATAA
- the rplX gene encoding 50S ribosomal protein L24, translating to MFVKKGDKVRVIAGKDKGTEAVVLTALPKVNKVIVEGVNIVKKHQRPTNELPQGGIIEKEAAIHVSNVQVLDKNGVAGRVGYKFVDGKKVRYNKKSGEVLD from the coding sequence ATGTTTGTAAAAAAAGGCGACAAAGTTCGCGTAATTGCTGGTAAAGATAAGGGAACAGAAGCTGTTGTCCTTACTGCCCTTCCAAAAGTAAACAAAGTTATCGTTGAAGGTGTTAACATCGTTAAGAAACACCAACGTCCAACTAACGAGCTTCCTCAAGGTGGTATCATCGAGAAAGAAGCAGCTATCCACGTATCAAACGTTCAAGTTTTGGACAAAAATGGTGTAGCTGGTCGTGTTGGTTACAAATTTGTAGACGGTAAAAAAGTTCGCTACAACAAAAAATCAGGCGAAGTGCTTGATTAA
- the rplE gene encoding 50S ribosomal protein L5 produces MANRLKEKYLNEVVPALTEQFNYSSVMAVPKVDKIVLNMGVGEAVSNAKSLEKAAEELALISGQKPLITKAKKSIAGFRLREGVAIGAKVTLRGERMYEFLDKLVSVSLPRVRDFHGVPTKSFDGRGNYTLGVKEQLIFPEINFDDVDKTRGLDIVIVTTANTDEESRALLTGLGMPFAK; encoded by the coding sequence ATGGCAAATCGTTTAAAAGAAAAATATCTTAATGAAGTAGTTCCTGCTTTGACAGAACAATTCAACTACTCATCAGTGATGGCTGTGCCTAAAGTAGATAAGATCGTTTTGAACATGGGTGTTGGTGAAGCTGTATCAAACGCTAAAAGTCTTGAAAAAGCTGCTGAAGAATTGGCACTTATCTCAGGTCAAAAACCACTTATCACTAAAGCTAAAAAATCAATCGCCGGCTTCCGTCTTCGTGAAGGTGTAGCGATCGGTGCAAAAGTTACCCTTCGTGGTGAACGTATGTACGAATTCTTGGACAAATTGGTTTCAGTTTCACTTCCACGTGTGCGTGACTTCCACGGTGTTCCAACAAAATCATTTGATGGACGCGGAAACTACACTCTTGGCGTGAAAGAACAATTGATCTTCCCAGAAATCAACTTTGATGACGTTGACAAAACTCGTGGTCTTGACATCGTTATCGTAACAACTGCTAACACTGACGAAGAGTCACGTGCATTGCTTACAGGCCTTGGAATGCCTTTTGCAAAATAA
- the rpsK gene encoding 30S ribosomal protein S11: MAKPTRKRRVKKNIESGIAHIHATFNNTIVMITDVHGNAIAWSSAGALGFKGSRKSTPFAAQMASEAAAKSAQEHGLKSVEVTVKGPGSGRESAIRALAAAGLEVTAIRDVTPVPHNGARPPKRRRV, translated from the coding sequence TTGGCTAAACCAACACGTAAACGTCGTGTGAAAAAGAATATCGAATCTGGTATTGCTCATATTCACGCTACATTTAATAACACTATTGTTATGATTACTGATGTGCATGGTAATGCAATTGCTTGGTCATCAGCTGGTGCTCTTGGTTTCAAAGGTTCTCGTAAATCTACACCATTCGCTGCTCAAATGGCTTCTGAAGCTGCTGCTAAATCTGCACAAGAACACGGTCTTAAATCAGTTGAAGTTACTGTAAAAGGTCCAGGTTCTGGTCGTGAGTCAGCTATTCGTGCGCTTGCTGCCGCTGGTCTTGAAGTAACAGCAATTCGTGATGTGACTCCAGTGCCACACAATGGTGCTCGTCCTCCAAAACGTCGCCGTGTATAA
- the rplQ gene encoding 50S ribosomal protein L17, with protein sequence MAYRKLGRTSSQRKAMLRDLTTDLLINESIVTTEARAKEIRKTVEKMITLGKRGDLHARRQAAAFVRNEIASENYDEATDKYTSTTALQKLFSEIAPRYAERNGGYTRILKTEPRRGDAAPMAIIELV encoded by the coding sequence ATGGCTTACCGTAAACTAGGACGCACTAGCTCACAACGTAAAGCAATGCTTCGCGATTTGACAACTGACCTTTTGATCAACGAATCAATCGTGACAACTGAAGCTCGTGCTAAAGAAATCCGTAAAACTGTTGAAAAAATGATTACTCTAGGTAAACGTGGTGATTTGCATGCACGTCGTCAAGCAGCTGCTTTCGTACGTAATGAAATCGCATCTGAAAACTATGATGAAGCAACTGATAAGTACACTTCTACTACAGCACTTCAAAAATTGTTCTCAGAAATCGCACCTCGTTATGCTGAACGTAACGGTGGATACACTCGTATCCTTAAAACTGAACCACGTCGTGGTGATGCTGCGCCAATGGCGATCATCGAATTAGTATAA
- the rplP gene encoding 50S ribosomal protein L16: MLVPKRVKHRREFRGKMRGEAKGGKEVAFGEYGLQATTSHWITNRQIEAARIAMTRYMKRGGKVWIKIFPHKSYTAKAIGVRMGSGKGAPEGWVAPVKRGKVMFEIAGVSEEIAREALRLASHKLPVKCKFVKREAE, encoded by the coding sequence ATGTTAGTACCTAAACGTGTTAAACACCGTCGTGAATTCCGTGGAAAAATGCGCGGTGAAGCAAAAGGTGGAAAAGAAGTAGCATTCGGTGAATACGGTCTTCAAGCCACAACTAGCCACTGGATCACTAACCGCCAAATCGAAGCTGCTCGTATCGCCATGACTCGTTACATGAAACGTGGTGGTAAAGTTTGGATTAAAATCTTCCCACACAAATCATACACTGCTAAAGCTATCGGTGTGCGTATGGGATCTGGTAAAGGGGCACCTGAAGGTTGGGTAGCACCAGTTAAACGTGGTAAAGTGATGTTCGAAATCGCTGGTGTATCTGAAGAAATCGCTCGCGAAGCGCTTCGTCTTGCAAGCCACAAATTGCCAGTTAAATGTAAATTCGTAAAACGTGAAGCAGAATAA
- the infA gene encoding translation initiation factor IF-1, translated as MAKDDVIEVEGKVVDTMPNAMFTVELENGHQILATVSGKIRKNYIRILAGDRVTVEMSPYDLTRGRITYRFK; from the coding sequence GTGGCAAAAGACGATGTGATTGAAGTTGAAGGCAAAGTAGTCGATACAATGCCTAACGCAATGTTTACGGTTGAACTTGAAAATGGACATCAGATTTTAGCAACAGTTTCTGGTAAAATTCGTAAAAACTATATTCGTATTTTAGCGGGAGATCGTGTTACTGTCGAGATGAGTCCATATGACTTGACACGTGGACGTATCACTTACCGCTTTAAATAA
- the secY gene encoding preprotein translocase subunit SecY: MFFKLLKEALKVKQVRSKILFTIFIILVFRIGTSITVPGVNAKSLEALSGLSFLNMLSLVSGNAMKNFSVFALGVSPYITASIVVQLLQMDILPKFVEWGKQGEVGRRKLNQATRYIALVLAFVQSIGITAGFNTLSGAKLLTTALTPQVFVTIGIILTAGSMIVTWLGEQITDKGYGNGVSMIIFAGIVASIPEMIKGIYVDYFVNIPSSRLTSSIIFVVILIIAVLLIVYFTTFVQQAEYKIPIQYTKVAQGAPSSSYLPLKVNPAGVIPVIFASSITAAPAAILQFLSATGHDWAWVRTAQEMLSTTSPTGVAMYALLIILFTFFYTFVQINPEKAAENLQKSGAYIHGVRPGKGTEEFMSKLLRRLATVGSIFLGVISILPIVAKDVFGLSEAVAFGGTSLLIIISTGIEGIKQLEGYLLKRKYVGFMDKTE; encoded by the coding sequence ATGTTTTTTAAATTACTAAAAGAAGCGCTCAAGGTTAAACAAGTTCGATCAAAAATTCTCTTTACGATTTTTATCATTCTTGTTTTCCGTATTGGGACAAGTATCACTGTTCCAGGTGTGAATGCAAAAAGTTTGGAAGCTCTCAGTGGTTTATCTTTCTTGAACATGCTTAGTCTTGTTTCAGGGAATGCCATGAAGAACTTCTCCGTTTTTGCACTCGGAGTAAGTCCGTATATCACTGCTTCCATCGTTGTTCAATTGCTACAAATGGATATTTTACCGAAGTTTGTAGAATGGGGTAAACAAGGGGAAGTAGGACGGAGAAAACTAAACCAAGCTACTCGTTATATTGCACTTGTGCTTGCATTTGTTCAATCTATCGGGATTACAGCAGGATTTAACACTCTATCTGGAGCAAAATTATTAACGACAGCGTTAACACCACAAGTCTTTGTTACTATCGGTATTATCCTCACAGCAGGTAGTATGATTGTAACTTGGCTCGGGGAACAAATTACAGATAAGGGATACGGTAACGGTGTTTCTATGATCATCTTTGCAGGTATTGTTGCTTCAATTCCTGAGATGATTAAAGGCATCTATGTTGACTACTTCGTCAATATTCCAAGTAGCCGTTTGACTTCATCTATTATCTTTGTCGTTATTTTGATTATCGCTGTCTTGTTGATTGTTTACTTTACAACCTTTGTTCAACAGGCAGAATATAAAATTCCAATCCAATATACAAAAGTTGCTCAAGGAGCCCCATCAAGCTCATACCTTCCATTGAAGGTAAACCCAGCGGGGGTTATCCCAGTTATCTTTGCAAGTTCCATTACAGCAGCACCTGCAGCCATTCTTCAGTTTTTGAGTGCTACAGGTCATGATTGGGCTTGGGTACGTACAGCACAGGAAATGTTATCTACAACATCTCCGACAGGTGTTGCTATGTATGCCTTGTTGATCATTCTCTTTACATTCTTCTATACATTTGTACAGATCAATCCAGAGAAAGCAGCAGAAAACTTGCAAAAGAGTGGAGCCTACATTCATGGTGTCCGTCCTGGTAAGGGAACTGAAGAGTTCATGTCGAAACTTCTTCGTCGCCTTGCGACTGTCGGATCAATCTTCCTTGGTGTGATTTCAATCTTGCCGATTGTGGCAAAAGATGTCTTTGGTCTTTCAGAAGCTGTTGCTTTTGGGGGAACTAGTCTTTTGATCATTATCTCAACCGGTATCGAAGGAATCAAACAACTTGAAGGTTACCTATTGAAACGTAAGTATGTTGGTTTCATGGATAAAACAGAATAA
- the rpsM gene encoding 30S ribosomal protein S13, with product MARIAGVDIPNDKRVVISLTYVYGIGLATSKKILAAAGISEDVRVRDLTSDQEDAIRREVDAIKVEGDLRREVNLNIKRLMEIGSYRGIRHRRGLPVRGQNTKNNARTRKGKAVAIAGKKK from the coding sequence ATGGCTCGTATTGCTGGAGTTGACATTCCAAATGACAAACGCGTAGTAATCTCATTGACTTACGTTTATGGTATCGGACTTGCAACATCTAAGAAAATTTTGGCTGCTGCTGGAATCTCAGAAGATGTTCGTGTACGTGACCTTACATCAGATCAAGAGGATGCTATCCGTCGTGAAGTGGATGCAATCAAAGTTGAAGGTGACCTTCGTCGTGAAGTAAACTTGAACATCAAACGTTTGATGGAAATCGGTTCTTACCGTGGTATTCGTCACCGTCGTGGACTTCCTGTCCGTGGACAAAACACTAAAAACAACGCTCGCACTCGTAAAGGTAAAGCTGTTGCGATTGCTGGTAAGAAAAAATAA
- the rpsH gene encoding 30S ribosomal protein S8 — MVMTDPIADFLTRIRNANQAKHEVLEVPASNIKKGIAEILKREGFVKNVEIIEDDKQGIIRVFLKYGPNGEKVITNLKRVSKPGLRVYKKREDLPKVLNGLGIAILSTSEGLLTDKEARQKNVGGEVIAYVW; from the coding sequence ATGGTTATGACTGACCCAATCGCAGACTTCCTAACCCGTATTCGTAACGCTAACCAAGCGAAACACGAAGTACTTGAAGTGCCTGCATCAAACATCAAAAAAGGGATTGCTGAAATCCTTAAACGCGAAGGTTTTGTTAAGAACGTAGAAATCATCGAAGATGACAAACAAGGCATCATCCGTGTATTCCTTAAATACGGACCAAACGGTGAAAAAGTTATCACTAACTTGAAACGTGTTTCTAAACCAGGACTTCGTGTCTACAAAAAACGTGAAGATCTTCCAAAAGTTCTTAACGGACTTGGAATTGCTATCCTTTCAACTTCTGAAGGTTTGCTTACTGATAAAGAAGCTCGCCAAAAGAATGTTGGTGGAGAAGTTATCGCTTACGTTTGGTAA